One Natronincola ferrireducens DNA segment encodes these proteins:
- the panB gene encoding 3-methyl-2-oxobutanoate hydroxymethyltransferase has product MAKITIHKLKEMKEKGEKISMTTAYDYPTAYFVDKAGIEIILVGDSLAMTVLGHDSTVPVTMDEMLHHIRPVVKGAPNPLIVGDMPFGSYNISREQAITNANRLMKEGGCDVIKLEGGVEVADIVKAIVDSGTPVMGHIGLTPQTISKLGGFKVQGKGVEAAEALLKDALALEAAGAWGLIIEAVPEEVGKLITQKVSIPTIGIGGGRYCDGQVLVFHDMFGLFEKFIPKFTKQYANLGQEIVKGLETFKTEVKEKKFPQEANVFSGVKEEELKRLY; this is encoded by the coding sequence ATGGCAAAGATAACAATTCACAAACTAAAGGAAATGAAGGAAAAAGGAGAAAAAATCAGCATGACTACTGCCTATGATTATCCCACTGCTTACTTTGTGGATAAAGCAGGCATCGAAATTATTCTTGTAGGCGACTCCTTAGCTATGACCGTTTTGGGGCATGATTCTACTGTCCCCGTCACTATGGATGAGATGCTCCATCACATCCGCCCTGTTGTAAAGGGCGCACCAAATCCTCTTATTGTTGGGGATATGCCTTTCGGGTCTTATAACATCTCTAGGGAACAGGCCATCACTAATGCAAACCGTCTTATGAAGGAGGGGGGCTGTGATGTCATTAAGCTAGAGGGTGGTGTAGAAGTAGCCGACATCGTAAAAGCCATTGTGGATTCTGGTACCCCTGTTATGGGACATATTGGCCTTACACCCCAGACTATTTCTAAGCTTGGTGGCTTTAAGGTTCAAGGTAAAGGCGTAGAAGCAGCAGAAGCTCTGTTAAAGGACGCTTTAGCTCTAGAGGCAGCTGGGGCATGGGGTCTTATTATTGAAGCAGTCCCAGAGGAAGTCGGTAAATTGATTACTCAAAAAGTATCCATCCCTACCATTGGTATTGGTGGCGGTAGATATTGTGATGGTCAGGTTTTAGTATTTCATGATATGTTTGGTTTATTTGAAAAGTTTATTCCTAAATTTACAAAACAATATGCCAACCTTGGCCAAGAGATTGTTAAGGGACTAGAAACCTTTAAAACCGAAGTAAAAGAAAAGAAATTTCCTCAAGAAGCCAACGTCTTCAGTGGTGTTAAGGAAGAGGAGTTAAAACGTCTTTATTAA
- a CDS encoding IclR family transcriptional regulator translates to MSQRSNYIKSVIKALDILEVLDKEKELGISELSEKLNWDKSTVHRLVSTLKLKGYVVQSPTSPKYSNSFKLFEMGNNVVEKLGLRRQAQPFLEELLSKTHETVNLAIQDGPYIIYIDKIESPATIKVDLSIGKRLPIYCTGLGKAMLAFMPQETVTNLLKDQVFYPYTPKTVKSLSQLMEELTEIRRLGYSIDDEEYVADLKCIAAPIRNYHNQVVAAISIAVPKYRYDEGAENIGYVELVKTVCEKFSRELGCNDFI, encoded by the coding sequence ATGTCCCAACGATCAAATTATATTAAGTCGGTTATTAAGGCTCTTGATATTTTAGAGGTTCTAGACAAGGAAAAGGAATTGGGAATTAGTGAACTCAGCGAAAAATTGAATTGGGATAAAAGTACTGTCCATCGTCTTGTATCCACCTTGAAATTAAAGGGCTACGTTGTACAAAGTCCTACTAGCCCAAAATATAGCAATAGCTTTAAGCTATTTGAAATGGGCAACAATGTAGTGGAAAAATTAGGTCTAAGACGACAGGCCCAGCCCTTTTTAGAGGAACTCCTATCCAAAACCCACGAGACAGTTAATTTGGCTATACAGGATGGACCATACATTATCTACATTGATAAAATAGAAAGTCCTGCCACCATCAAGGTGGATTTAAGCATCGGTAAAAGACTTCCTATCTATTGCACTGGCTTAGGAAAGGCTATGTTGGCCTTTATGCCCCAGGAGACAGTAACAAATCTTTTAAAGGACCAGGTCTTTTATCCTTACACTCCAAAAACCGTAAAAAGTTTATCTCAGCTGATGGAGGAGTTAACAGAAATTAGAAGACTAGGCTATAGCATTGATGATGAAGAATATGTTGCTGATTTAAAATGTATCGCTGCCCCTATTAGAAATTACCACAACCAAGTGGTGGCCGCCATTAGTATTGCTGTGCCAAAATATCGTTATGATGAAGGGGCAGAAAATATAGGCTATGTCGAGTTAGTAAAAACCGTATGCGAGAAATTCTCTAGAGAGCTGGGCTGTAATGATTTCATTTAA
- a CDS encoding dicarboxylate/amino acid:cation symporter: MKLTTKILIGLIAGIIVGLILGGTPDFATTYIAPFGTLFFNLIRMIIVPLVFSSLIVGAASTGDVKKLGRIGGKTVAFYLITTAIAVTIGLILGNVFQPGAGLTIPIDAAVEPGQTPPLSQTLINIVPSNPLNALVTGSMLQIIVFALFLGVGVTLVGEKGKPFLNFFDSLAEVMYKITAFIMTLAPYGVFALITPVVALNGPAVLMPLLKVIVAVYLGVILHSLIVYSSLVKIFGKMNPIKFFKGISPAATVAFSTASSAGTLPVTIKSAKDNLGVPNGIASFVLPLGATINMDGTALYQGVCALFVAQVYGLDLSMAQQLTIVLTATLASIGTAGVPGAGFIMLTMVLTSVGLPIEGAALIAGIDRILDMARTAVNVVGDAAVAVSVSATENELEVPEEVKPV, from the coding sequence TTGAAGTTGACAACAAAGATATTAATCGGTCTTATTGCAGGTATTATTGTGGGTCTTATATTAGGGGGAACGCCAGACTTTGCAACCACTTATATAGCACCCTTTGGAACGCTATTTTTTAATCTTATTCGAATGATTATTGTACCTTTAGTATTTTCTTCCCTTATTGTGGGGGCAGCCAGTACAGGAGATGTGAAAAAGCTGGGTAGAATTGGTGGAAAAACCGTAGCATTTTATCTAATTACTACAGCCATAGCTGTAACCATAGGACTTATTTTAGGAAATGTTTTTCAACCAGGAGCCGGCTTAACTATACCTATAGATGCTGCAGTAGAGCCGGGACAGACACCACCTTTATCACAAACACTAATTAATATTGTTCCCAGTAACCCACTAAATGCTTTAGTAACAGGAAGTATGCTTCAAATTATTGTTTTTGCTCTGTTTTTAGGAGTAGGGGTAACATTAGTAGGGGAGAAGGGTAAGCCTTTCTTGAATTTCTTTGACAGCTTAGCAGAAGTTATGTATAAAATCACAGCTTTTATTATGACCTTGGCACCCTATGGTGTATTTGCTTTAATTACCCCAGTAGTAGCTCTAAATGGTCCTGCTGTATTGATGCCTCTATTAAAGGTAATTGTGGCTGTATACTTAGGAGTAATTCTACACTCCTTAATTGTTTATTCTTCTTTAGTAAAGATATTTGGAAAAATGAATCCAATAAAATTTTTCAAGGGTATTTCTCCAGCTGCTACGGTGGCCTTTAGTACCGCCAGTAGTGCAGGAACCCTGCCGGTAACGATTAAATCTGCAAAGGATAATCTAGGGGTACCTAATGGCATTGCCAGCTTTGTATTACCTTTAGGAGCGACCATCAACATGGACGGTACCGCCCTTTATCAGGGAGTATGTGCGTTGTTCGTAGCCCAGGTTTATGGCTTGGATTTATCTATGGCCCAACAGCTGACAATTGTATTGACAGCTACATTAGCTTCCATTGGTACAGCCGGGGTTCCGGGGGCTGGTTTCATTATGCTTACTATGGTTTTAACCTCAGTAGGATTACCAATAGAGGGGGCCGCCCTAATAGCTGGTATCGACAGAATATTAGATATGGCTAGAACAGCTGTAAATGTAGTTGGTGATGCTGCAGTAGCTGTATCTGTATCAGCTACTGAAAATGAACTTGAAGTTCCAGAAGAAGTTAAACCAGTATAA
- a CDS encoding HD-GYP domain-containing protein codes for MRIMDLTKVTEDYTLAVPIFSDQGKILLSKGVPLKPSLVAKLLEIGHTKVYIQDEFSQEELEDIIKPEVRQKAIGHIRKLASTVKHPKKDLKDGFNGDLTMAKATISTVIDELFSKKDIVIELLDLKTIEGYIYEHSVNVMIHSLVLGTTLGLNRSDLEKLALAAALHDIGMMFIPEEILRKNSPLTPEELKIIETHTTKGYEFLKTKTELSPIVRVASLQHHKRYNNSGYPKDISYADTHIFSKIIALADTFDAMTSDRPYRRATPVSEVLEFIMGSGGTLFDPTLTKAFIYNINPYPINSLVKLSDGSVGIVKRINGRFFTRPVVQLIIDSNKKTISGIVDLLENNTLVINETLQKI; via the coding sequence ATGAGAATAATGGATTTAACTAAAGTTACGGAAGATTATACCCTTGCTGTACCGATTTTTAGTGATCAGGGAAAAATTTTGTTGTCTAAAGGGGTACCACTAAAACCTTCCTTAGTGGCTAAATTATTGGAAATAGGCCATACAAAGGTATACATACAGGACGAATTTTCCCAAGAAGAGCTTGAGGATATTATTAAACCCGAAGTACGACAAAAAGCCATTGGTCACATTAGGAAATTAGCTTCTACAGTAAAACACCCGAAGAAAGATCTGAAGGATGGTTTTAATGGGGATTTAACCATGGCAAAGGCTACTATTTCCACCGTTATAGATGAGCTTTTTTCTAAAAAGGATATTGTTATTGAACTTTTGGACTTAAAAACAATAGAAGGCTATATTTATGAACACTCTGTCAATGTTATGATTCATTCTTTGGTTTTAGGAACTACCTTGGGTTTAAATAGGAGTGATTTAGAAAAGCTGGCTTTGGCCGCTGCCCTCCATGATATAGGCATGATGTTTATTCCGGAGGAAATTTTAAGAAAAAACAGTCCTTTAACACCAGAGGAATTAAAAATTATAGAAACCCATACTACCAAAGGTTATGAATTCCTCAAGACAAAGACAGAATTAAGTCCCATTGTCCGTGTAGCCTCCCTGCAGCATCATAAACGCTACAATAACAGTGGTTATCCAAAGGATATTTCCTATGCTGATACCCATATATTTTCAAAAATTATAGCCTTAGCTGATACCTTTGATGCCATGACCTCCGATAGACCCTATCGAAGGGCTACCCCAGTATCAGAAGTGCTGGAATTTATCATGGGGAGCGGAGGAACCTTATTTGATCCCACATTGACAAAAGCTTTCATCTATAATATTAACCCTTATCCCATTAATAGTTTAGTAAAGCTAAGTGATGGTAGTGTTGGTATAGTTAAGCGAATAAACGGAAGATTTTTCACTAGACCCGTAGTACAGTTAATTATAGATTCTAATAAAAAAACAATCTCTGGAATTGTTGATTTATTAGAAAATAACACTTTGGTTATTAATGAAACTTTACAAAAAATCTAA
- the brnQ gene encoding branched-chain amino acid transport system II carrier protein, translated as MHKQTRDVIVVGFALFAMFLGAGNLIFPPSLGFITGDNWILAMFGFLLTGVGMPLLGIIAVSRAGGTVDHLANKVNPVFAKILGAMIMLAIGPLLAIPRTGATTFEIGIQPLFPEVSSILVSIIFFSITLFFSLNPTNVVDKIGKVLTPCLLIVLGIIIYKGVTAPLGLPVTTNLGQTFSIGFTEGYQTMDALGSVILAGIVISSIVQRGYTNTKDQIKLTIQAGLIAAIGLGVVYGGLIYLGATASGLFTTDTTKSQLIIGITQELLGSFGTVALAISVSLACLTTSIGLTATAGEYFNKLSNGRLSYKSIVIATVVFSGVFANIGVEKIVRLAIPILVTLYPIVIVLIVMNIFDVYIPRKSAYPGAVFGALIVSLFDALSTVGIEFSYITNLIARLPLANQGFGWLIPAVVGTMVTMIFIKPRQKQHL; from the coding sequence ATGCATAAACAAACAAGGGACGTTATCGTTGTGGGATTCGCACTGTTTGCCATGTTTCTAGGAGCAGGCAATCTTATTTTTCCACCTTCCTTGGGATTCATTACAGGTGATAACTGGATACTGGCAATGTTTGGATTTTTACTTACTGGTGTCGGTATGCCTTTATTAGGAATTATAGCAGTGTCAAGAGCGGGAGGAACAGTGGATCATCTTGCTAATAAAGTTAATCCTGTTTTTGCTAAAATATTAGGGGCAATGATTATGTTGGCCATAGGACCTCTGCTGGCTATCCCTAGAACTGGAGCCACTACCTTTGAGATAGGGATTCAGCCTTTATTTCCAGAAGTCAGCTCTATCCTAGTATCAATTATTTTCTTCTCTATTACTTTATTCTTTTCATTAAATCCAACAAATGTTGTAGATAAGATAGGTAAAGTTCTTACACCGTGCTTACTAATCGTCCTGGGAATTATTATCTACAAGGGAGTCACAGCCCCCCTCGGACTACCTGTCACCACAAACTTAGGACAAACCTTCTCCATAGGATTTACAGAAGGCTATCAAACAATGGATGCTTTAGGCTCGGTTATTTTAGCTGGAATTGTTATTAGTAGTATAGTTCAAAGGGGCTACACCAACACCAAGGATCAAATTAAGCTTACAATACAGGCGGGACTGATTGCTGCTATAGGCTTAGGTGTTGTCTACGGTGGATTGATTTATTTAGGTGCTACTGCCAGTGGTCTTTTCACAACAGATACTACTAAAAGTCAGTTAATCATTGGAATCACCCAGGAGCTTTTAGGGTCCTTTGGTACGGTGGCTTTAGCAATATCTGTATCATTGGCTTGTTTAACCACTTCCATTGGTTTAACGGCTACTGCGGGAGAATATTTTAATAAGCTTTCCAATGGAAGACTTAGCTATAAAAGTATCGTTATTGCAACAGTGGTATTTAGCGGAGTATTTGCCAACATAGGGGTGGAAAAAATAGTAAGACTGGCTATTCCCATACTGGTAACCCTGTATCCTATCGTTATTGTTTTAATTGTTATGAATATATTTGATGTATATATACCGAGAAAGTCGGCTTATCCAGGAGCTGTTTTCGGGGCGTTAATTGTTAGTCTATTTGATGCTTTATCAACAGTGGGGATAGAATTCAGTTATATTACAAACTTGATTGCAAGGCTACCCTTAGCAAACCAAGGTTTTGGCTGGCTTATTCCAGCTGTGGTAGGTACCATGGTCACGATGATATTTATAAAACCTCGACAAAAACAACATCTTTAA
- a CDS encoding TetR/AcrR family transcriptional regulator, producing the protein MKIVRSKRELIIDGAIKVFAREGFHKAKVEDIADVAGVGKGTIYEYFESKKHLFQETLAFSLEIYVSNIESVLQKQQTTEEKLRNFFLLIIGFTQQHLDILKVFSQEMWRHEEEIMSLMIETKDRVITMVETILADAIKEEEFRVIDTKTASISFLGGINYMVMYHICIAQDRITEEIIDSYISLFINGLKNHP; encoded by the coding sequence ATGAAGATCGTTCGAAGCAAAAGAGAACTGATAATCGATGGAGCTATCAAGGTTTTTGCCCGTGAGGGCTTTCACAAGGCTAAGGTTGAAGATATAGCAGACGTGGCTGGAGTGGGTAAGGGTACCATCTATGAATATTTTGAAAGTAAGAAGCATCTATTTCAAGAAACCCTGGCGTTTTCTTTAGAAATCTACGTCAGCAATATTGAGTCTGTTCTCCAAAAGCAGCAGACGACAGAAGAAAAGCTAAGAAATTTTTTTCTGTTGATTATTGGCTTTACTCAACAGCATTTAGATATATTGAAGGTATTTTCCCAAGAGATGTGGAGGCATGAGGAAGAGATTATGTCCCTTATGATAGAAACAAAGGATAGGGTTATTACCATGGTTGAGACAATATTAGCCGATGCTATAAAAGAAGAAGAATTTAGGGTGATTGACACAAAGACAGCATCTATCTCTTTTTTAGGTGGTATCAACTATATGGTTATGTATCATATTTGTATAGCCCAGGATAGGATTACGGAGGAGATAATCGACAGCTATATAAGTTTATTTATAAACGGACTAAAAAACCACCCTTAG
- a CDS encoding efflux RND transporter permease subunit, producing the protein MKLSHLSVKRPVTTVMVICIILLLGFVSLTKLSIDLLPNINVPVAIVSTQYTGVGPYEIEDLVTRPVEEVLATVSNVKNITSTSSEGSSVVVIQFNDSTDMDLATLEMREKIDMIQDFLPEDATTPRVSKIDPGALPIIQMAITGDKNLSEIQRIAEDRVKSRLERLPGVASVTVAGGYENEVKITADPVKLQMYGLSVNHLANILRSENLNLPGGLVERGQRELLVRTLGEFKSIEEIRNLPIVLSNGGIIHLKDVAEVTLAPKDADRLSRTNGVSSIILVINKQSDFNTVQVANRINQEFSKLDQELEGIEFNMIVDLSDYIKQSIGNVAQNAIIGGLLAIIILFLFLRNIRTTFIIGIAIPISIIATFSLMYFSGVTINLMTLGGLALGMGMLVDNSIVVLENIYRFRQEGYSRIEAAKEGAGEVSMAVTASTITTVAVFLPIVFVEGITSMLFKELAMTVTFSLLASLFVSLTIVPMLSSKILKLSHEVHRRTTLSKKLLDGFQTFFTKVEETYGGILAWGLNHKKLTILLAFVIFVTSIGLLFTVGAEFFPAMDEGLITIDVELPTGSKLEETDKVAMRIEELVTDIPEVDSVFVLLGGGGNMFVNAGGSGNRAEVFVMLKELGQRNRSSQVIADEIRGKTSKIAGALISVQSMESQGMGAGFSSSPISIAIKGDDIEVLRELSNNIVALVEGVEGTREVKSSFEEGKPEIQVTVNRSIASRYGLTAAQVAQSIRGNVQGTVATRYKVEGTEVDVVIRSHPYLKESIANFSQMQLMTPLGVMVPLEQVANISLAQGPTRVERDDQVRTIRVTSDILGRDLRSIAKDIEDQLGDYPMPEGYSYRLGGENEDLVESFKSLGLAIILAILLVYMVLASQFESLLHPFTIMLSVPLAFSGGALGLFITRRALSVPAIIGVIVLAGIVVNNAIVLVDYINILRGKGMSMREAILKAGPTRLRPILMTALTTMLGLLPLALGIGEGAEAQAPLATVVIGGLLLSTLLTLIFIPVMYMVFDRMSSFVKQKLLKRKKVSVEN; encoded by the coding sequence ATGAAGCTTTCTCATTTATCGGTGAAACGGCCAGTTACCACGGTGATGGTGATTTGCATTATTTTATTATTAGGCTTTGTTTCCTTAACAAAGCTGTCCATAGATTTATTACCTAATATTAATGTTCCCGTAGCTATTGTCAGCACCCAATACACAGGAGTAGGTCCCTACGAAATAGAAGACTTAGTTACTAGACCTGTAGAGGAGGTATTGGCTACCGTCAGTAATGTAAAAAATATTACCTCCACCTCCAGTGAGGGGAGCTCGGTTGTAGTAATACAATTTAATGATAGCACAGACATGGACTTAGCTACTTTAGAAATGCGGGAAAAAATCGATATGATTCAGGATTTTCTTCCTGAAGATGCCACCACTCCTAGAGTAAGTAAAATCGATCCAGGAGCCTTACCTATAATACAAATGGCTATTACGGGAGATAAAAATCTGTCAGAAATTCAGCGTATTGCTGAGGATAGGGTAAAAAGTAGATTGGAGCGTCTCCCTGGAGTAGCTTCTGTTACAGTAGCAGGGGGCTATGAAAACGAAGTGAAAATTACAGCCGATCCTGTTAAGTTACAAATGTACGGATTATCGGTTAATCATCTTGCCAATATATTACGGAGTGAAAACCTTAATCTTCCAGGGGGATTAGTAGAGAGGGGACAACGGGAGCTATTGGTTAGAACCTTAGGAGAGTTTAAAAGCATTGAAGAAATAAGAAACCTTCCTATTGTTCTAAGTAATGGTGGTATTATTCATCTAAAGGATGTTGCAGAGGTAACCCTAGCTCCTAAGGATGCCGATCGCTTATCTCGTACCAATGGGGTTTCTAGTATTATTTTAGTTATTAACAAACAATCAGATTTCAATACCGTTCAGGTTGCCAATAGAATTAATCAAGAGTTTTCCAAGCTTGATCAGGAGCTGGAGGGCATTGAATTTAACATGATTGTTGATTTGTCCGACTATATTAAGCAGTCCATTGGAAATGTTGCTCAAAACGCTATTATTGGAGGTTTGCTGGCGATTATTATCCTCTTTCTGTTTCTAAGAAATATACGAACCACCTTTATTATTGGTATAGCTATCCCTATTTCCATTATCGCCACCTTCTCCCTTATGTATTTTTCTGGGGTTACTATTAACCTCATGACCTTAGGAGGATTGGCCTTAGGCATGGGTATGCTGGTGGACAACTCCATCGTTGTATTAGAAAATATTTATCGTTTCCGTCAAGAGGGCTACTCCCGTATCGAGGCGGCAAAGGAAGGGGCTGGAGAGGTAAGCATGGCTGTTACTGCCTCCACCATCACAACGGTGGCAGTATTTTTACCTATTGTTTTTGTAGAGGGTATTACATCTATGCTGTTTAAGGAGTTAGCCATGACAGTAACCTTCTCCCTATTGGCATCCTTATTTGTGTCCCTTACCATTGTTCCTATGTTATCCTCTAAAATTTTAAAGCTGTCCCATGAGGTCCATAGAAGAACTACCCTATCTAAAAAACTATTGGATGGATTCCAGACCTTCTTTACTAAAGTAGAGGAAACCTATGGTGGGATATTGGCTTGGGGATTAAACCACAAAAAATTAACAATTTTGTTGGCTTTTGTTATCTTTGTAACATCTATAGGGTTACTCTTTACTGTTGGTGCTGAATTTTTCCCTGCTATGGACGAGGGCCTTATTACTATTGACGTAGAATTACCAACAGGTAGCAAATTGGAGGAAACCGATAAGGTGGCCATGAGGATTGAAGAACTTGTCACCGATATACCGGAGGTGGATTCAGTATTCGTTCTATTAGGTGGCGGTGGTAATATGTTTGTCAATGCCGGAGGCAGCGGCAATAGGGCTGAAGTTTTTGTAATGCTCAAGGAATTAGGTCAGCGTAATCGAAGCAGTCAAGTAATTGCCGATGAAATTCGGGGAAAAACCTCTAAAATTGCAGGTGCCCTTATATCTGTTCAGTCCATGGAGAGTCAAGGAATGGGAGCAGGCTTTTCTAGTTCTCCCATATCTATTGCCATCAAAGGTGACGATATTGAGGTTCTAAGGGAATTATCCAACAATATTGTTGCTTTGGTTGAAGGAGTTGAAGGTACCCGAGAGGTAAAATCTAGTTTTGAAGAAGGAAAACCTGAAATACAGGTAACAGTTAATAGAAGCATCGCCTCCCGCTATGGATTAACAGCTGCTCAGGTAGCCCAGTCTATCCGTGGCAATGTTCAAGGAACAGTAGCTACCCGATATAAGGTGGAGGGTACGGAGGTGGACGTAGTTATTAGAAGTCATCCTTATTTAAAGGAAAGTATAGCCAACTTCAGTCAAATGCAGTTAATGACTCCCCTAGGGGTTATGGTACCTCTAGAACAGGTAGCAAATATCTCCTTAGCTCAAGGCCCCACACGGGTTGAGCGGGATGACCAAGTGCGAACCATCAGGGTTACCTCCGACATATTAGGTAGAGATTTGCGAAGTATTGCTAAGGATATTGAAGATCAGCTGGGGGATTACCCCATGCCTGAGGGTTATTCCTATAGGTTAGGTGGAGAAAATGAGGACCTGGTAGAATCCTTTAAAAGCTTAGGTTTGGCCATTATTTTAGCTATACTACTGGTATATATGGTATTGGCCTCCCAGTTTGAATCCCTGTTACACCCCTTCACCATCATGCTTTCTGTACCCTTAGCCTTTTCTGGAGGTGCTCTAGGCTTATTTATAACCCGTAGAGCCTTAAGTGTACCAGCTATCATTGGTGTCATTGTATTGGCAGGAATAGTTGTCAACAATGCTATTGTATTAGTGGATTACATCAATATCCTCAGAGGTAAGGGGATGTCTATGAGGGAGGCTATTTTAAAGGCTGGTCCAACAAGACTCAGACCTATCCTTATGACAGCTTTAACAACTATGCTAGGTTTATTACCCTTAGCCTTAGGGATAGGTGAAGGTGCAGAAGCCCAAGCCCCCTTAGCAACAGTAGTGATCGGAGGATTATTACTTTCCACCCTCTTAACCCTGATATTTATTCCAGTTATGTATATGGTCTTTGACAGAATGTCTAGTTTTGTTAAACAAAAATTGCTTAAAAGAAAAAAAGTTTCTGTTGAAAATTAA
- a CDS encoding efflux RND transporter periplasmic adaptor subunit, with product MSKRISLLIFFLILLNLLLMGCSGDAALKAQADQENVFAVEVMKPQLGDISQSITLSGQLQAVDAVTVIPEIQGLLEVKTLNVKLGDYVTRGDVLFVLDRESIEDHVASSQLAYETSLANYHLQKEILEEQIANARLGYEAAKKNYDNAKTNFDRIEQLYKAGAVSQQDYEQAKLMASDIPYQQAKLNYENRKASQAQLSLYEAQLEQAKTAYTNSLKNLDNTIVTAPINGIVSSLQIQEKGLVSPQPALTITDISTLEAVIQVTEGMINRVIEADNVNLVIPSISDEIRKGFFTTINPVADPMTQLYTIKIQVDNPQGIIKPGMFSHIYINTNEKADVVTLPSDAVLQEGGNFYVFVVSDERAVRKDVVVGLDSGELIEVVEGITTEDVVIIKGQDFIKDGYKVNIVRGEF from the coding sequence ATGTCAAAACGGATTTCGTTGCTTATTTTTTTTCTTATTTTACTTAATCTTTTATTGATGGGGTGTAGCGGTGATGCCGCCCTCAAAGCCCAAGCAGATCAAGAAAACGTCTTTGCTGTAGAGGTAATGAAGCCTCAGTTAGGGGATATCTCCCAAAGTATTACTTTAAGTGGTCAGCTACAGGCGGTTGATGCTGTCACAGTTATTCCGGAAATTCAGGGTCTATTAGAGGTCAAAACCTTAAACGTCAAGCTTGGTGATTATGTCACAAGGGGTGATGTTTTATTTGTGTTGGACAGAGAGTCCATTGAAGACCATGTAGCCTCTTCCCAGTTGGCCTACGAAACCAGTTTGGCAAATTATCATTTACAGAAAGAGATTTTAGAAGAACAAATAGCTAATGCTAGACTTGGCTATGAAGCTGCTAAGAAGAACTACGACAATGCCAAAACAAATTTTGATAGAATAGAGCAGCTATACAAGGCTGGGGCTGTTTCTCAACAGGATTATGAACAGGCTAAACTAATGGCTTCTGATATACCCTATCAACAGGCTAAATTAAATTATGAAAATAGGAAAGCCTCTCAAGCACAGCTTTCCCTCTATGAAGCTCAGCTGGAACAGGCCAAAACTGCCTACACCAATAGCTTAAAAAACTTAGACAATACCATTGTTACTGCACCTATAAATGGTATTGTATCCTCTCTACAAATTCAAGAAAAGGGTTTGGTATCCCCCCAGCCTGCATTGACAATTACAGATATATCCACCCTTGAAGCTGTTATACAGGTTACAGAGGGGATGATTAATCGAGTTATTGAAGCAGATAATGTCAACCTTGTGATTCCCTCCATCTCCGATGAGATAAGAAAAGGGTTCTTCACTACTATTAATCCAGTGGCTGATCCTATGACCCAACTCTACACCATTAAAATACAAGTGGATAACCCTCAAGGGATCATCAAACCTGGGATGTTTTCCCATATTTATATTAATACCAATGAAAAAGCAGATGTAGTAACCCTTCCTAGTGATGCTGTTCTTCAAGAGGGTGGAAACTTTTATGTTTTTGTAGTTTCCGATGAAAGAGCTGTAAGAAAAGATGTAGTGGTGGGCTTAGATAGTGGTGAATTGATTGAAGTAGTAGAAGGTATTACTACAGAAGATGTCGTCATCATCAAAGGTCAGGACTTTATAAAGGATGGTTACAAAGTCAACATAGTTAGAGGTGAGTTCTAA
- a CDS encoding helix-turn-helix domain-containing protein produces the protein MLNGFKIREMRMKKGYTTMDVSKLTHISKSYIEELERGDKKNPSFNKIVSIAEALGIVIDDLIVKSQS, from the coding sequence ATGTTGAATGGCTTTAAAATAAGGGAAATGAGGATGAAGAAAGGTTATACCACCATGGATGTTTCAAAGCTTACCCATATCTCTAAAAGCTATATTGAGGAATTAGAAAGGGGCGATAAAAAGAATCCCTCATTTAATAAAATAGTATCCATAGCAGAAGCACTGGGGATTGTTATCGATGATTTAATAGTAAAATCCCAATCGTAA